The following are from one region of the Lacinutrix sp. Bg11-31 genome:
- a CDS encoding proline iminopeptidase-family hydrolase, translated as MKTKIIFFSLIILICFSCKQEASFEHNITETNTSAENYLKPNKEDQFLGGIKMIPIQTPKGEFNVWTKRVGNNPTMKVLLLHGGPGMTHEIYECFDGYFPQENIEYYYYDQLGSYYSDQPEDLSLWDLDRFVEEVEQVRIALNLDKDNFYLYGQSWGGILGMQYALKYQENLKGLIISNMVASIPDYQQYSDEILAPKMKPEVLKEIMKFEDAEDYSNPRYMELIVNNYYTEHVIRMPVEKWPEPINRAFKHLNPDVYVTMQGPSEFGIKGDATLKNWDVKDRLKEITVPTLTIGATHDTMDPEHMEWISTEVQNGSFLLCPNGSHLSQFDDQKVFFEGLIEFIKSVDDDTFEPNVNSSI; from the coding sequence ATGAAAACTAAAATAATATTCTTCAGTTTAATTATATTAATCTGTTTTAGCTGTAAGCAAGAGGCTTCTTTTGAGCACAATATAACTGAAACCAATACTTCCGCAGAAAACTATTTAAAACCTAATAAAGAAGATCAGTTTCTTGGTGGTATAAAAATGATACCAATCCAAACACCAAAAGGAGAGTTTAATGTTTGGACTAAGCGTGTTGGTAATAATCCAACCATGAAAGTATTATTGTTACATGGAGGACCAGGAATGACACATGAGATTTACGAATGCTTCGATGGGTACTTTCCGCAGGAAAACATAGAATACTATTATTACGACCAATTAGGTTCGTATTACAGCGACCAACCTGAAGATTTGAGTCTTTGGGATTTAGATCGTTTTGTTGAAGAAGTAGAGCAGGTGCGTATTGCTTTAAATTTAGATAAAGACAACTTCTATCTTTACGGACAAAGTTGGGGAGGTATTTTAGGTATGCAATATGCATTGAAATATCAAGAAAATTTAAAAGGATTAATAATTTCTAACATGGTGGCTTCAATTCCAGATTACCAGCAATATTCTGATGAAATACTAGCTCCTAAAATGAAACCTGAAGTTTTAAAAGAAATCATGAAATTCGAAGATGCCGAAGATTATAGTAACCCAAGATACATGGAGTTAATTGTAAATAACTACTACACAGAACACGTAATAAGAATGCCTGTTGAGAAATGGCCAGAACCAATAAATAGAGCTTTTAAACACTTAAACCCTGATGTTTATGTAACTATGCAAGGACCAAGTGAATTTGGAATAAAAGGAGATGCGACACTTAAAAATTGGGATGTTAAAGACCGATTAAAAGAAATTACGGTTCCTACCTTAACCATTGGTGCTACACACGATACTATGGATCCAGAACACATGGAATGGATAAGTACAGAGGTACAAAATGGTAGCTTTTTGTTGTGCCCGAATGGGAGCCATTTATCGCAATTCGACGACCAGAAAGTATTTTTTGAAGGTTTAATTGAATTTATAAAAAGTGTGGATGATGATACTTTTGAACCAAATGTAAATTCTAGTATTTAA
- a CDS encoding acetyl-CoA carboxylase biotin carboxyl carrier protein subunit: MNENFKIKVNNTTEFNITNKEASALDSVKTSDSKFHILQNNNPYKAEIIEADFNTKSYVVKVNNNSYSIKIENDLDTLIKSMGFEVGASKIVNDIKAPMPGLILDIMVKVGDQISMDSPLLILEAMKMENSILSPRDGIIKSVSGIKGNTVDKGELLIEFE, translated from the coding sequence ATGAATGAAAACTTCAAGATAAAAGTCAATAATACTACAGAATTTAATATAACGAATAAAGAAGCCTCTGCTTTAGATAGTGTTAAAACTTCTGATTCTAAATTTCATATTCTACAGAATAATAATCCGTACAAAGCCGAGATTATTGAAGCAGATTTCAACACTAAATCTTATGTGGTAAAAGTTAATAATAACAGCTACTCTATTAAAATAGAAAACGATTTAGATACCTTAATTAAATCTATGGGATTCGAAGTTGGTGCTTCAAAAATTGTTAATGATATCAAAGCGCCAATGCCTGGTTTAATTTTAGATATTATGGTAAAAGTTGGTGACCAAATTAGTATGGACAGTCCTTTATTAATTTTGGAAGCCATGAAAATGGAAAACAGCATCTTATCACCTCGTGATGGGATTATAAAATCGGTTTCTGGAATAAAAGGAAACACGGTAGATAAGGGTGAGTTGCTAATAGAATTTGAATAA
- a CDS encoding ABC transporter ATP-binding protein, translating into MRHLKTQDSKNKTKPKVTLKQAFKTIIWPRRKLVFIGLVLIIIKSISGLILPWQSKVLLDDVVPSGDSSKLWTLILIVIAAITVQAITSYLLTKILSVQAQYLISELRAQVQKKVLSLPISFFDNTKSGALVSRIMTDVEGVRNLIGTGLVQLVGGTFTAVVSLVILINLNPWMTLFVFIPLSIFGIIALKAFKYIRPIFRTRGKINAEVTGRLTETLAGVRVIKAFNAEEQENVAFEKGVDKLYQNVKKSLTATALMTSSSTFLIGVATTGIMGIGGYYMIQGEMTTGDFLFFTLVLGFMIAPIIQMSNIGSQLTEALAGLDRTEELMNMAAEDDDENRTVELENVKGDIAFNNVNFSYEEGKPVLHNIDFKAPSGSVIALVGSSGSGKSTIAGLSATFLNPESGQITIDGKDLSKVKLNSFRKHLGVVLQDEFLFEGTIRENIMFPRPNATEAQLQAAVKAAYVNEFTDRFDEGLETLIGERGVKLSGGQRQRIAIARAILADPKVIILDEATSNLDTESEALIQKSLSQLTKNRTTIVIAHRLSTIRKADQILVIEAGKIAERGNHDDLIAAQGRYYDLYTYQAKI; encoded by the coding sequence ATGCGACATTTAAAAACTCAAGATTCTAAAAATAAAACAAAGCCAAAAGTAACCTTAAAACAGGCTTTTAAAACCATTATCTGGCCTAGACGTAAATTGGTATTTATTGGTCTAGTATTAATAATAATTAAAAGTATTTCTGGTTTAATACTGCCTTGGCAAAGTAAAGTATTACTAGATGATGTCGTACCAAGTGGAGATTCAAGTAAATTATGGACGCTTATTCTTATTGTAATTGCTGCAATAACAGTGCAAGCAATTACTTCTTATTTACTTACAAAAATATTAAGTGTACAAGCACAATATCTTATTTCAGAGTTACGTGCTCAAGTACAAAAGAAAGTATTATCACTACCTATTAGTTTTTTCGATAACACAAAATCTGGAGCTTTAGTTTCTAGAATAATGACAGATGTTGAAGGTGTAAGAAACCTTATTGGTACTGGTTTAGTACAATTAGTAGGCGGTACATTTACAGCAGTCGTATCTCTAGTGATTTTAATTAATTTAAATCCATGGATGACACTTTTTGTATTCATCCCTTTATCAATTTTTGGAATAATTGCTCTAAAAGCCTTTAAATACATAAGACCAATTTTTAGAACAAGAGGAAAAATTAACGCTGAGGTTACTGGTCGTCTTACCGAAACGTTAGCAGGTGTAAGAGTAATTAAAGCTTTTAATGCCGAAGAACAAGAGAATGTGGCTTTTGAAAAAGGAGTAGATAAATTGTATCAAAATGTAAAAAAGAGTTTAACAGCTACGGCTTTAATGACGAGTTCTTCAACATTTTTAATAGGTGTTGCTACTACCGGAATTATGGGAATAGGTGGCTATTATATGATTCAAGGTGAAATGACCACTGGAGATTTTCTTTTCTTCACTCTAGTATTAGGTTTTATGATTGCTCCAATTATTCAAATGAGTAATATTGGAAGTCAATTAACAGAAGCGTTAGCAGGTTTAGACAGAACAGAAGAGCTTATGAATATGGCTGCCGAAGATGATGACGAAAACCGTACGGTAGAACTAGAAAATGTTAAAGGAGATATTGCATTTAATAATGTCAATTTTTCTTATGAAGAAGGAAAACCTGTGCTTCATAATATAGATTTTAAAGCACCATCTGGTTCTGTAATTGCTTTGGTAGGAAGTAGTGGATCGGGAAAATCGACAATAGCAGGTTTATCTGCAACATTTTTAAACCCAGAATCGGGACAAATAACTATAGATGGTAAAGATTTGTCTAAAGTTAAACTGAACAGTTTTAGAAAGCATTTAGGAGTTGTTTTACAAGACGAATTCTTATTCGAAGGTACAATACGCGAAAACATTATGTTTCCAAGGCCAAATGCAACAGAAGCACAATTACAAGCAGCCGTTAAAGCAGCGTATGTTAATGAGTTTACAGATAGATTTGATGAAGGCTTAGAGACTTTAATAGGAGAAAGAGGAGTGAAGTTATCTGGAGGACAAAGACAGCGTATTGCCATTGCAAGAGCAATTTTAGCAGACCCTAAAGTTATTATTTTAGATGAAGCAACCTCGAATTTGGATACAGAGAGTGAAGCACTAATTCAGAAAAGTTTATCTCAATTAACAAAAAACAGAACTACAATTGTTATTGCGCACAGATTGAGTACTATTCGTAAAGCTGATCAGATTTTGGTTATCGAAGCAGGTAAAATAGCCGAACGTGGCAACCATGACGATCTTATTGCAGCTCAAGGTAGATACTACGATTTATACACCTATCAAGCTAAGATATAA
- a CDS encoding multidrug effflux MFS transporter yields MQDKESIKQPNQTVRFEFIALMASLMAIVALAIDALLPAISTIAIDLNSVDANDNKLLITMIFLGLGIGQLVFGPLSDSFGRKPIVYVGFTVFVIASIICVVSPTIEWMIFGRILQGIGLAAPRTIAITVIRDTYKGDYMAKIMSFITTIFILIPVVAPVIGKFILNHYDWTGIFYGQLIIAILVGIWFWKRQPETLKPQHKIKFTKHVFIDGLKELLKYKITLGFTIISGFISGAFIVYLSASQVIFENQYELVDEFPYIFAGLAVGVGLATFLNGNLVMRLGMWKLSFLAIILFSFNALVYVLLFWNAPNPELNILLVFMAIQFFSIGFIFGNIRAIAMEPIGHIAGIGAAITGFVSTIMAVPIANYIGSFVTTTALPLFIGFTVFGMLSLVIFIFMKRIRLSEVV; encoded by the coding sequence ATGCAAGATAAAGAATCTATTAAACAACCAAACCAAACCGTAAGATTTGAATTTATTGCCTTAATGGCTTCATTAATGGCAATTGTTGCCTTAGCTATTGATGCTTTGCTTCCTGCCATTTCTACTATCGCTATAGATCTTAATAGTGTCGATGCAAACGATAATAAACTACTAATTACCATGATATTTTTGGGATTAGGAATTGGGCAACTTGTTTTTGGACCTTTATCTGATAGTTTTGGAAGAAAACCAATAGTGTATGTTGGCTTTACTGTTTTTGTAATTGCTAGTATTATCTGTGTTGTTTCTCCAACAATAGAATGGATGATTTTTGGTCGTATTTTGCAAGGTATTGGTTTAGCAGCTCCTAGAACTATTGCTATTACTGTTATTAGAGACACTTATAAAGGTGATTATATGGCAAAAATTATGTCGTTTATTACTACAATTTTTATACTTATTCCTGTTGTTGCTCCTGTAATAGGTAAATTTATTTTAAATCATTACGATTGGACAGGTATTTTCTATGGCCAACTAATTATAGCAATTTTAGTTGGTATTTGGTTCTGGAAAAGACAACCAGAAACCCTAAAACCTCAGCATAAAATAAAGTTTACTAAACATGTTTTTATAGATGGACTTAAAGAACTACTTAAATATAAAATAACGCTTGGTTTTACAATTATTTCTGGTTTTATCTCAGGTGCTTTTATAGTTTATTTAAGTGCATCTCAAGTTATTTTTGAGAATCAATATGAATTAGTAGACGAGTTTCCATACATTTTTGCTGGATTAGCTGTTGGTGTTGGTTTAGCCACTTTTTTAAATGGTAATCTTGTTATGCGTTTAGGTATGTGGAAACTGTCCTTTTTAGCAATTATTTTATTTAGCTTTAATGCGTTAGTGTATGTTCTCTTATTCTGGAATGCTCCAAATCCTGAGCTAAACATACTATTAGTTTTCATGGCTATTCAATTTTTTAGCATAGGATTTATTTTTGGTAACATTAGAGCAATTGCAATGGAACCTATTGGGCATATTGCTGGTATTGGAGCCGCAATTACTGGATTTGTTTCTACAATAATGGCTGTGCCAATTGCAAATTATATAGGTAGTTTTGTTACTACAACTGCTTTGCCTCTATTTATTGGCTTTACAGTTTTTGGAATGTTGTCTCTAGTTATTTTTATTTTTATGAAACGTATACGTCTTAGCGAAGTTGTTTAA
- a CDS encoding acyl-CoA carboxylase subunit beta, protein MESKIKTLNEKLAQSKLGGGQARIDKQHQKKKLTARERVDYLMDEGSFEEIGALVIHRTTDFGMQDQLFPGDGVITGYGTINGRLVYVFAQDFTVFGGALSETHAEKICKIMDLSLKIGAPLIGLNDSGGARIQEGVRSLGGYADIFHRNVKASGVIPQISAIMGPCAGGAVYSPAMTDFTMMVEDTSYMFVTGPNVVKTVTNEEVTSEALGGASTHSTKSGVAHITSSNDVECLEDIKRLLSYLPQSNVEKPKDLDYTLGEETREQLASIIPNNANKPYDMHAVINGIIDEDSFFEIHKNYAENILVGFARIAGKSIGIVANQPLFLAGVLDVNSSRKAARFTRFCDAFNIPLLVLVDVPGFLPGTDQEWNGIIVHGAKLLYALSEATVPKVTVITRKAYGGAYDVMNSKHIGADLNYAWPSAEIAVMGAKGASEIIFRKEIKASNNPEEKLLEKEAEYAQLFANPYKAAERGFIDEVILPENTRRKLIKAFAMLENKEVVLPNRKHGNIPL, encoded by the coding sequence ATGGAATCCAAAATAAAAACATTAAACGAAAAACTAGCACAATCTAAACTTGGAGGAGGTCAAGCTAGAATAGATAAACAACATCAAAAGAAAAAATTAACTGCACGAGAACGTGTAGATTATTTAATGGATGAAGGTTCTTTTGAAGAGATTGGTGCTTTAGTAATACATAGAACTACAGATTTTGGAATGCAAGACCAACTGTTTCCTGGTGATGGTGTTATAACTGGTTACGGAACTATTAATGGAAGATTAGTGTATGTTTTTGCTCAAGATTTTACGGTTTTTGGTGGTGCTTTATCAGAAACTCATGCAGAGAAAATTTGTAAAATCATGGATTTATCCTTAAAAATAGGTGCACCTTTAATAGGTCTTAACGATTCTGGAGGCGCAAGAATTCAAGAAGGTGTACGCTCTTTAGGTGGTTATGCAGATATTTTTCATAGAAATGTGAAAGCTTCTGGAGTAATTCCACAGATTTCTGCAATCATGGGACCATGTGCTGGAGGAGCTGTGTATTCTCCTGCAATGACAGATTTTACCATGATGGTTGAAGACACCAGTTATATGTTTGTTACTGGTCCTAATGTTGTAAAAACGGTAACTAATGAAGAAGTAACAAGTGAAGCTTTAGGTGGAGCAAGTACACATTCTACAAAATCTGGAGTAGCACATATTACCTCTTCTAATGATGTAGAATGTTTAGAAGATATTAAACGTTTACTAAGTTATTTACCACAAAGCAATGTGGAAAAACCTAAAGATTTAGATTATACATTAGGTGAAGAAACTAGAGAACAATTAGCCTCTATTATCCCTAATAATGCCAATAAACCTTATGATATGCATGCGGTAATAAATGGTATTATTGATGAAGATAGTTTTTTTGAAATTCATAAAAATTACGCAGAAAACATCTTAGTAGGTTTTGCTCGAATTGCAGGAAAAAGTATTGGTATTGTGGCCAATCAACCTCTATTTTTAGCAGGTGTTTTAGATGTGAATAGTTCTCGTAAAGCTGCACGTTTTACACGTTTTTGCGATGCCTTTAACATTCCGTTATTAGTGTTAGTTGATGTACCAGGTTTTTTACCAGGAACAGATCAAGAATGGAATGGAATTATTGTACATGGTGCAAAATTACTATACGCATTAAGTGAAGCTACAGTACCCAAAGTGACTGTTATTACAAGAAAAGCTTATGGAGGAGCTTACGATGTTATGAATTCTAAACACATTGGAGCAGACTTAAATTACGCTTGGCCAAGTGCCGAAATTGCAGTTATGGGAGCAAAAGGCGCAAGTGAAATTATTTTTAGGAAAGAAATTAAAGCATCAAATAATCCTGAAGAAAAACTACTAGAAAAAGAAGCAGAGTACGCTCAGTTATTTGCGAATCCCTATAAAGCAGCAGAACGTGGTTTTATAGATGAAGTTATCCTTCCTGAAAATACAAGACGAAAACTTATTAAAGCATTTGCTATGTTAGAAAATAAAGAAGTCGTTTTACCTAATAGAAAACACGGAAACATTCCACTTTAA
- a CDS encoding DinB family protein: protein MLIETLIKLFKRDLNALILEIEAYVDEDNLWIVDGSIKNSTGNLCLHLVGNLNTFIGASLGNTGYIRQRDLEFLLKNVPKTELIKQVEDTILVVENTLRTLAETDLQKEYKRRVFEDTMTTEYFLIHLTMHLSYHLGQINYHRRLLDK, encoded by the coding sequence ATGCTTATTGAAACCTTGATAAAACTCTTTAAAAGAGACCTAAATGCATTAATTCTTGAAATTGAAGCATATGTAGATGAAGACAACTTATGGATAGTAGATGGCTCTATAAAAAATTCAACTGGAAACTTATGCCTTCATCTCGTAGGGAATTTGAATACATTTATTGGAGCATCTCTTGGAAACACAGGTTACATAAGACAACGAGACTTAGAGTTTTTGCTTAAAAATGTACCAAAAACAGAATTGATTAAGCAAGTCGAGGATACAATTTTAGTAGTTGAAAACACATTAAGAACATTAGCAGAAACCGATTTGCAAAAAGAGTATAAACGGCGTGTTTTTGAAGACACAATGACGACAGAATATTTTTTAATACACTTAACAATGCATCTATCTTATCATTTAGGGCAAATAAATTATCATAGACGTTTGCTAGATAAGTAA
- the accC gene encoding acetyl-CoA carboxylase biotin carboxylase subunit, producing MKKLLIANRGEIAIRVMSTARKMGIKTVAIYSTVDRNAPHVKYADEAVFIGESPSNQSYLLGDKIIEVAKSLNVDGIHPGYGFLSENADFAELCEKNNIAFIGPKSHAIRVMGSKLAAKDAVKAYNIPMVPGTDQAITDIPEAKKIAKTIGFPILIKASAGGGGKGMRIVEKESEFESQMNRAISEAVNAFGDGSVFIEKYVESPRHIEIQIMADTHGNVIHLFERECSIQRRHQKVVEEAPSVVLTPELRHEMGQAAIKVAKACDYVGAGTVEFLLDENKNFYFLEMNTRLQVEHPVSEIITGLDLVELQIKVARGEALKIKQEDLKINGHALELRVYAEDPLNDFLPSVGHLDIYRLPEGEGIRVDNGIEEGMNVPIYYDPMLAKLITFGKTREEAIQLMLKAISNYHVKGIQTTLPFGTFVFEHDAFKSGNFDTHFVKKYYSAEALKHETEQEAKIAAMLAIKQYLEDKKLLRLPNN from the coding sequence ATGAAAAAATTACTAATCGCCAATCGTGGCGAAATCGCAATAAGAGTGATGAGTACCGCTCGAAAAATGGGCATTAAAACAGTCGCTATTTACTCTACAGTAGACCGAAACGCACCACACGTTAAATATGCCGATGAAGCTGTTTTTATTGGTGAATCGCCTTCTAATCAATCCTATTTATTAGGAGATAAAATTATTGAAGTTGCTAAAAGTTTAAACGTAGATGGCATTCATCCTGGCTATGGTTTTTTAAGTGAAAACGCCGATTTTGCAGAGCTTTGCGAAAAAAACAACATCGCTTTTATTGGTCCAAAATCTCATGCTATTAGAGTTATGGGAAGTAAACTTGCTGCCAAAGATGCTGTAAAAGCTTACAACATACCAATGGTTCCAGGAACAGATCAAGCCATTACAGATATTCCAGAAGCTAAAAAAATAGCCAAAACCATTGGGTTTCCAATACTAATTAAAGCATCTGCAGGTGGTGGTGGAAAAGGAATGCGTATTGTGGAAAAAGAAAGTGAATTCGAATCGCAAATGAATCGTGCCATTAGTGAAGCAGTTAATGCTTTTGGAGATGGTTCTGTATTTATCGAAAAATATGTAGAATCACCAAGACATATCGAAATCCAAATAATGGCAGATACTCATGGTAATGTCATTCATTTATTTGAACGTGAATGTAGTATTCAACGTCGTCATCAAAAAGTAGTTGAAGAAGCTCCTAGTGTTGTTTTAACTCCAGAATTACGTCATGAAATGGGACAAGCAGCCATTAAAGTAGCCAAAGCATGTGATTATGTTGGCGCAGGAACGGTTGAGTTTCTATTAGATGAAAATAAGAATTTCTATTTCCTAGAAATGAATACACGTTTACAAGTTGAGCATCCTGTTAGTGAAATAATTACAGGTCTTGATTTGGTAGAATTACAAATTAAAGTAGCTCGTGGTGAAGCATTAAAGATAAAACAGGAAGATCTTAAAATTAATGGTCACGCTTTAGAGTTACGTGTTTATGCAGAAGACCCTTTAAACGATTTTTTGCCTAGCGTTGGACATTTAGACATTTATAGATTACCAGAAGGAGAAGGTATTCGCGTAGATAATGGCATAGAAGAAGGTATGAATGTTCCAATCTATTACGACCCAATGCTTGCAAAGTTAATTACCTTCGGTAAAACACGAGAAGAAGCAATACAACTCATGCTAAAAGCCATTTCTAATTACCATGTAAAAGGCATACAAACAACCTTACCATTTGGTACGTTTGTTTTTGAACATGATGCTTTTAAATCTGGTAATTTTGACACCCATTTTGTAAAAAAATACTATTCGGCAGAAGCTTTAAAACATGAAACAGAACAAGAAGCTAAAATAGCTGCAATGCTTGCTATAAAACAGTATTTAGAAGATAAAAAACTACTAAGATTACCAAATAACTAG
- a CDS encoding NUDIX domain-containing protein, protein MQDELIDIVTKEGKLTGKSALKSEVHAKGHYHNTVHIWFYTSDGEVLLAQRAASKTIYPLLWDVSVAGHIDAGETLKSGALREIKEEIGLTVSENELEKIGVFKCFQNYSNGIIDNEFHHTYIAKFDGLLFDLTPQKEEVEALKLVSMYAFHDLLENSKNNGHFVSSNSDYYDKVIAAILEKIT, encoded by the coding sequence ATGCAAGACGAACTAATAGATATAGTAACTAAAGAAGGTAAGCTAACTGGAAAGTCTGCTTTAAAAAGCGAAGTACACGCTAAAGGTCATTACCACAATACTGTGCATATTTGGTTTTACACAAGCGATGGAGAAGTTTTATTAGCACAACGCGCTGCTTCTAAAACCATATATCCTTTGCTTTGGGATGTTAGCGTTGCTGGACATATAGATGCTGGAGAAACATTAAAATCTGGCGCATTACGCGAAATTAAAGAAGAAATTGGTTTAACTGTTTCTGAAAATGAATTAGAAAAAATAGGCGTTTTTAAATGCTTTCAAAATTATTCTAACGGTATTATTGACAACGAATTCCATCATACTTATATAGCTAAATTTGATGGCTTACTATTCGATTTAACACCACAAAAAGAGGAAGTTGAAGCTTTAAAACTAGTAAGCATGTACGCTTTTCACGATCTATTAGAAAATTCTAAAAATAATGGTCATTTTGTATCAAGTAATAGCGATTACTATGATAAAGTGATAGCGGCTATTTTAGAAAAAATAACTTAA
- a CDS encoding MarC family NAAT transporter, which yields MELFLVAFGALFSIMNPLGTVPVFVGLTMEHTKKERAITAFWTAIDVLVILLLSFFAGKYILSFFGISLNALKIAGGLIIASSGFALLTGKFREHKGMKRQKVQDDINSRDAISLTPLAIPMLAGPGTISLLIAYNQEFQKMVEIGILVGAMVFAALTIYFVLKSAHIIVKFLGASGINALSRIIGFIVIAIGVEYIINAVTVIFGL from the coding sequence ATGGAGTTATTTTTAGTCGCTTTTGGCGCATTATTTTCAATCATGAATCCTTTAGGAACAGTACCTGTTTTTGTTGGATTAACAATGGAACACACTAAAAAGGAACGTGCAATTACTGCATTTTGGACCGCAATAGATGTTTTAGTTATTTTGCTTTTATCTTTTTTTGCAGGAAAGTATATTTTATCTTTTTTCGGCATTAGTTTAAATGCCTTAAAAATAGCAGGAGGTTTAATAATTGCTTCTTCTGGTTTTGCTTTGTTAACAGGTAAATTTAGAGAGCATAAGGGTATGAAGCGTCAAAAAGTACAAGACGATATTAATAGTCGAGATGCCATAAGTTTAACACCTTTGGCAATACCTATGCTTGCTGGTCCTGGAACTATTTCGCTATTAATTGCTTATAATCAGGAATTTCAAAAAATGGTAGAAATTGGAATTCTTGTTGGTGCTATGGTATTTGCTGCGTTAACTATTTATTTTGTGCTTAAAAGCGCACATATAATCGTGAAGTTTTTAGGAGCTTCTGGTATAAATGCACTTTCTAGAATAATTGGATTTATAGTTATTGCAATAGGAGTAGAGTATATTATTAATGCTGTTACAGTTATATTTGGCTTGTAG
- a CDS encoding PrsW family intramembrane metalloprotease, protein MELIIYALAPVAVVIFYIYLKDKYEKEPKRLLIISFLLGAIVSIIITTVLYGVFELAVPLTNSLSVLQQFIQAFFVVGFTEELSKYLVVLLFAQRNKAFNEQFDGIVYAVMVSMGFAATENIFYVMESGATTALLRAFTAIPAHATFGILMGYFMGKAKFSKNRTLLNLTGLGLAILFHGTYDFFLFIDFIPGIWVGAFVSLIIGVVLSRNAIKRHQKNSRFKDVII, encoded by the coding sequence ATGGAATTAATTATTTACGCGCTTGCTCCTGTTGCAGTTGTTATTTTCTACATTTATTTAAAAGATAAATATGAAAAAGAACCTAAAAGACTCTTAATAATTTCATTTTTACTTGGTGCAATTGTTAGTATTATTATTACCACTGTATTATATGGTGTTTTTGAATTAGCAGTACCATTAACCAATAGTTTAAGTGTACTTCAACAATTTATTCAAGCCTTTTTTGTAGTTGGTTTCACTGAAGAATTAAGCAAATATTTGGTTGTTTTACTCTTCGCACAAAGAAACAAGGCCTTTAACGAACAATTCGATGGTATTGTATATGCAGTAATGGTTTCTATGGGTTTTGCAGCTACAGAAAACATCTTTTATGTTATGGAAAGTGGTGCAACAACAGCTTTACTTAGAGCTTTTACAGCAATTCCAGCTCATGCAACCTTTGGGATTTTAATGGGATACTTTATGGGTAAAGCAAAATTTTCAAAAAATAGAACGTTGCTAAACTTAACAGGATTAGGCTTAGCTATTCTATTTCATGGTACTTACGATTTCTTTCTATTTATCGATTTTATTCCTGGTATTTGGGTTGGTGCTTTTGTTTCATTAATTATTGGTGTTGTATTATCGCGAAACGCTATTAAAAGACACCAAAAGAACTCACGTTTTAAAGATGTTATTATTTAA
- a CDS encoding T9SS type A sorting domain-containing protein — MNLTNDFKVDISQYVSCLYFVRINNENGVITKKLMVK; from the coding sequence ATTAATTTAACTAATGACTTTAAAGTTGATATCTCTCAATACGTATCATGTTTGTATTTTGTTAGAATTAATAATGAAAATGGAGTAATAACAAAAAAGTTAATGGTTAAGTAA